The nucleotide sequence AACACTGGTGGCGCGGCTTCATTGCAGCCGTTAGCGACTGGTCCGTGGTGGATGCGGCTtcctgtcgctgcagccaccCGCCAAGCCATCCACGCGAACATCTACGCCCGCTATGCGCTCCTGCCTTACCTCTACACTGCCGCTTATCACGccagcgaggaggggagcATATTcctggcgccgctggcaTTCACCTCGTCGGAGGTGTCGCCGCCCAGTAAGGATATGAGCACGCCAACCTGCTACACTGCAGGTAGTGCGTTGATTGTGTGTCCTGTAACTCAGCCAGTGCATCCCCTGCGAGATGTACGGGAGAGCGATGGCCCCCGCAGTGTGGTTGGTACGGGCTTTTTCGACTTGTGGACAGGAGTGTGGCATGGCTCCGTTTCTTCTGCCGCTGGGCGTGCGTCATGGTGGGAAAGAGCGGCACAGAATGGCGGACCCACATCTAAGGAACTCGCGTGGCTGGCAACCAACAACGTTGACCCCCTTCAGGTTCTTCCAGTGGCAGCGTCTCTTGCGCCTGTATTGCTGCGCAGTGGCCACATTGTGGCGACTCAAAACGTTATCGTGTCTCGGGCAAGCAGCGCGCACGTAAGCGACGAGGCGATTGTTGACACGCGTGCGGTGCACAGTACGCACATGGGGGCGAACTGGACCATCACTGTGGCGCTTCCCTCTTTGCCAGTAGCGGGGAgtgttgccgccgcgtcgccggtCACTCTTGCCGAAGGGGACGTCTTTTGGGATGAAGGCAGCCACAACGGTCAGCATCAGCCTCCGACTATGAAGCCTGGCGACTCAGTGCCGCCGTATATGCCCTACATTCCGCCGAATGTGCACCACTGCGCACTGCACATGAAGTGCCTCTACGAGGACGCTGGGGCATCAGCAGCCACTGCACAACTAACAGTGGAAGTGACGCAGACATCCGAGTCGTGTGCGGAGGCATTGGCAGAACTCGTGTCTCACTGGAATGAGGCGCCGCAGGGATTTGAAGAGCGCCTGGCAAGTGCAAAGGCGCACAGAGACTCGCGTCTGCATCAACTGGAAGTGGAGCAGAACGCGCAGGAAGACAAGGGCCTTCGTGGTGACAGAGGTGGGGTAAAGGATTTTCCTGAAGCTTCGACGCTTACGCGCGAAGACCTGAGAGGACTCCGCTTGCCCAACGCCCACGATGAAGCCACACGCAATGCGCTTTGGTCGTCACACATCCTTCAGCGCTTGCGCTTCCTTTTTCAGAGCGAAGAGGATGCAGCACGCCTCTCACGGAAGTCATCTACATCATCAGCGACAGCAATTGTCGTCGTAGAGCGTCACAGTAGCACTGGCAATACGCCAGGCGTGCAGGCGGGTGAGGAAGGTGCTGTGAGAGCAAGTGTTTGCGCATCTCACGATGTGCctgacgcacacgcagtgcTCGTGCATCTGGTATGCGATGTACACGGTGAAGGGATAGCGGCGTCGGTGTTTGGCGCCCGTAAGACCGTGCTCGCGGACGGCTCTTTCGGTGCTCGCGTGCCACCTCGTCACACGTGGAGCTTTAGCTTTTCTCTGATGAATTAGGCACGCTAGCTGTAAGCGTGAATGGGGTGGGCAGGGGATggcggagggagaagcggctgCTTCGGCCGATATTTACGGCGTGTCTTCCTCTATTTCAGCGctgctttctcctctttatatatatatcgTCGACGTAATGGCGAGCCATGCGGCACTCATGTACATAGCGCTTTTCGTCCACTCGCTTGTTTTTCCTCCGTTTCATTGTGTGGGACTCTCCCCTGCGTGTAGTGCCTCGTgactcttttctctccccttttcactTCCCTGCGAGTTAGAGATCAGCGTCTGTTCATGTAGCTACCCcccatctctttctctcgcatGCGCTGTTTAGGGGGACGTTGTTGTGTAATGGGGGACTGCATTCCGGCTTCGCTCttgggagtgggggaggtgcTTGTCGTCTTGCGACCGCACTTGACCTGCATCTGTGGGCGCCGTTTTTCATGTCGGTGCAttgaaggggagggagcgtCAACCCACCCGCTTGCTGTGCGTTGACAGCGGCTCCGCTCgagtctctttttttcttcgtttggTTGTTGGGTGCGTAGCCCCGCGCCCCCACTCTGCGGTCACTTTGGGGTGCTTTTTGCAGGTATCGCTGCTTTTCCCTGACTTTCCTCTGGTCTTCGTATCGTCTCCtgatctctctcttttagcCTCTCTTGTATTCGTTCTGTTGCCTACCGTGCACCGACTCGCTCGTCGTCGCCCACCCCTCTTTTTCAGTCGACCGCTGGGACGACGCCTGCTTGGGTAGCTaatttgtgtgtgggtgtgtgaatCCGCCAGATACTTCAAATGCGCTCGAGTCTCAGcactcgttttttttttctcgcttctACGCACCCACAGGTAGAGGTTGTGTAGTCCATGAACTCGAAACGCTGGCACGCCAGCCTACACCAGTATTCCGCACTCTTTCTGCTGTTCTAGCACAGGGACATGAAAGGAATGTAGTTGCAGGATGGATAGAAGAACGACGGCAAGTGCGAAGGTTTCTTTGGGTACCGAGTGGAGCCTTTTTCACATGGAGATGTGTAGTGCTCTTGTTGTTCTCGTACTGCTATTGTACCCACAGGAACGCGCGCAAGCATCGGCTACTCGTGTTCTCAGCGTGGGTATGTGGTTCGTGGAATCCACAGTGGCATTCACTGCTGGCGTTTCTTTTGCGCTGCTTTTCTTCCTGTTCTCCCCCAGCTGTGAGGCCAATGGATCGTCGCGCTCGAAGGTCGCTGTCTTCGGGTTTGCCTCGCTtgtccaccccctcccctcttgaTCTTCACTTTCGCCGATGCTTTTATCCGCTTCAGTCCTTTACATGCATACACCCTAAGCATGTCTTTTAGGGCAATACCACGGCGTCTGATGCGACCCGCCTCGCATGGCCGCACACAGCCAATGGAcccctcgtcgtcgccctcGCCGGGGAAACATCAGCAAAAGGTGGCGCCGCTTCTTCAATTCCCTCAGTTCCACCCCATCGTCTTTCCCCAAGATAAATTTCTCTCCATCAAGTCCCGCTCCCTCGAAACGTACACCAAAGTACGCAgtgacgtgctgcagcggtgcgccgaTCTATGtatgcagctgcagcgtcggcaAGAACAGGCGGGgcggcgaggaagggagatGACTACCGCAGCCAGGACCGTTGGAGAGGCGACGTCTTCCTCAGCAGCCATCGGCCTATCGCCTGAGCTCCCGGCCCACCCGTTGACACCTCACCAAGCAGAGGAACTTCTTCTCTTGAcaaagaaggtggaggacCTCGTTCACTACCAGGGATTTTTCCTCACCGACGAGCTTGTCTGGCGCATGTTGCATCTCTGCATACAATGCGGTGCGCCGCAGCTCGCGGTGTACGGGTGGCTGCGGAAGCATGTGCTCGAAGAGAAGCGTGGCCCGCCCTTCCCGCTCTTTATCCTGGAGGACCTGACGGCCACACTGCGTGCCTCGGTACTACCGCGGCTCCCTGAGAGCGGGGCAAGTCTGACATGTAGTAGCACTTTGATAGTAACGAGTGCTGGCAGCTTAGACGAAAATCCGAGTATTGCCTTTGAGGACGGCcttgcggcggcgcagcgatgccttcgccaccacctccttcacTCCAGCTGGCCGGCATCTAACGCGGCAGAAACTGAGTTTTTCAGGGTGGCGCAGGCATACACGGATCACTTGCTTGCGGAGCACGTGTGGCCTGTGTGGCAGGCATTGGAGGCGATGAACTTGACGTTTGCCAATCTAAGGACCAATAAAATcaaagacgaggaggagcaagagGCGGTGGACGGTGGGCAAGGAAGTGAGGAGGAACAAGACGTAAGCTCACCTCGCTTGGACCGAGGAGAATACGGCAGGTATGCCATCTGGCTGCCTGAAGCGGAGGCTCAGACACTGGCTGTGCGCACCGCTCTCATGTCGGTGACGCCGCTCTACTCGTTTCACGCACCCCCGTCGTTAGCACCGCCTTTCAGCGCTGCTGAGAGCAGAAAAGACTCGTCAAAGCCTGCCAAGACGGCGAACATCTTCCCACACGCGCTGCTCTGCAATGAACCGCCGTTCTTCCcgagcgaggaggcggccaTTGTGGCGCCATTGCGAGCGCTTTTGGACACGTGGCTGGTGTTGGCCCAgtgcgcagcagaggcgaaggacgtgccgctgctgaagacgcTGCTACGCACTGTGTGTCTTGGCTTCTTGACACATTCAGCGACGAGTGCTGGTGAGGAGCACGGTGCAGCGGAACTGAAGGGCGGAATGCAACTGCCTCCGGTCTGCCTGAACGAAGATGCGTGGTGTCAGTACGCCGTCTCTGACGTTgagcagagagaagatgtGGTacaccgcggcgctgctgagatGCAGGCTCGTGCAATGGTGCGTGAGTTTGTCAACGGCAGCCTTTCCGTACTTCAGTACGGGCTTCTGTGCGCAGAGTATGAGGCTGCTCTGTGGCACCTACACGACACGTGCGCGTTGATTTTGGGTGTCGCCGCTTCGCTGCGCTCTCTTCAGGGTCCCCCAAAGAAGCAAAGCCGCCACTTACTCACTACAGATGACGCGAAGCTGCATCGCATGTCTGCTGTGGCGCTTGTGCAGCCGGCACCAAGTGAAGAGGCAGACGGTCTACTGTGCATGGCACTGCCATGTGCACTTGTGTCATCCTATGCAC is from Leishmania panamensis strain MHOM/PA/94/PSC-1 chromosome 35 sequence and encodes:
- a CDS encoding hypothetical protein (TriTrypDB/GeneDB-style sysID: LpmP.35.4220) → MSFRAIPRRLMRPASHGRTQPMDPSSSPSPGKHQQKVAPLLQFPQFHPIVFPQDKFLSIKSRSLETYTKVRSDVLQRCADLCMQLQRRQEQAGRRGREMTTAARTVGEATSSSAAIGLSPELPAHPLTPHQAEELLLLTKKVEDLVHYQGFFLTDELVWRMLHLCIQCGAPQLAVYGWLRKHVLEEKRGPPFPLFILEDLTATLRASVLPRLPESGASLTCSSTLIVTSAGSLDENPSIAFEDGLAAAQRCLRHHLLHSSWPASNAAETEFFRVAQAYTDHLLAEHVWPVWQALEAMNLTFANLRTNKIKDEEEQEAVDGGQGSEEEQDVSSPRLDRGEYGRYAIWLPEAEAQTLAVRTALMSVTPLYSFHAPPSLAPPFSAAESRKDSSKPAKTANIFPHALLCNEPPFFPSEEAAIVAPLRALLDTWLVLAQCAAEAKDVPLLKTLLRTVCLGFLTHSATSAGEEHGAAELKGGMQLPPVCLNEDAWCQYAVSDVEQREDVVHRGAAEMQARAMVREFVNGSLSVLQYGLLCAEYEAALWHLHDTCALILGVAASLRSLQGPPKKQSRHLLTTDDAKLHRMSAVALVQPAPSEEADGLLCMALPCALVSSYARGQQAVGDDEHASATAAMHSFLCDVLAHPAEETTAQQYAEAGLYVGLATGDEALLAQAAPTDTTMGNSEATLLLLHARALHSYRRAATRLATAHEGHEGEEAPEEDAWDVWTATLREEVSQATSGSGDADTSRVQLVESCLTVLALGVARRQAERAAVYVQCVQQHTSTSAAENGDDTPNESHNAYDNVEAEKQRREAIEVSWSQLYDGTTACVQETLKRVEQLFGALSSPDAETFCLSPSSLSTLAVLTRLGVYAEEEAQASVAAASTTGENVAKPSDVSPSSLSLSASLDRVLARVVRDTCMQLRGASAVSPTGAASAATTSVVGNWVQWVLLTLMARRAWVDVLAVLRALDGKGSAGRGTDADGTLSTLLCSTTVDPSVFAALYARAMEDGAASVCAFLRPRRERLFF